In Halobacillus amylolyticus, the following proteins share a genomic window:
- a CDS encoding NAD-dependent epimerase/dehydratase family protein, protein MGRFLVDYALQKNHEVTLFNRGKTNPALFNNIETIIGDRENDDDLEQLKNREWDVVIDTCGFTPQTVSKTLEILNNKVEQYIYISSASIYKNLISEDNIDENGEASTLTSEELERVTKGKSGRIEGGYYGALKYLSESVVSKGMENRWLIVRPGLIVGPHDPTDRFTYWPYRTSLGGHIIAPDIRSKKVQFIDVRDLAKWVIVMAEGNKTSVYNVNGPKNKITMEEFQVSARRLLTMIQNLFGYQRRLS, encoded by the coding sequence TTGGGTCGATTCTTAGTTGATTATGCATTACAGAAGAACCATGAAGTCACATTATTCAATAGAGGAAAAACAAACCCAGCATTATTTAATAATATAGAAACAATAATTGGGGATAGAGAAAATGATGATGACTTGGAACAACTAAAAAATAGAGAATGGGATGTAGTTATTGATACTTGTGGGTTTACACCGCAAACTGTATCCAAAACACTAGAAATACTTAACAATAAGGTCGAACAATATATTTATATCTCTAGCGCTTCTATTTATAAAAACCTTATAAGTGAAGATAACATCGATGAAAATGGAGAGGCATCAACTTTAACCAGTGAAGAGTTGGAAAGAGTAACTAAAGGTAAATCAGGAAGGATTGAGGGTGGCTATTACGGTGCTTTGAAATATTTAAGTGAATCTGTAGTTTCTAAGGGAATGGAAAACCGTTGGCTGATTGTTCGCCCGGGTTTAATTGTAGGTCCTCATGATCCAACAGATCGGTTTACTTACTGGCCTTATCGGACTTCACTGGGTGGCCATATAATAGCACCGGATATTCGATCAAAAAAAGTACAATTTATTGATGTAAGAGACTTAGCTAAATGGGTTATAGTAATGGCGGAGGGAAACAAAACAAGTGTATACAATGTAAATGGGCCAAAAAACAAAATTACCATGGAAGAATTCCAGGTGAGTGCAAGAAGGCTTTTAACAATGATTCAGAATTTGTTTGGGTATCAGAGGAGGCTCTCTTAG
- a CDS encoding GNAT family N-acetyltransferase, producing the protein MEGYNLKKIENLFQYDITYLVNESTEEGFQFLERLVNDYKIGTNTFKAPGESLYGVFNNDGALIAIGGLNIDPYLHEQKIGRLRRFYVSRAYRRNGIGTVLLKEIIRNAKLFYKVLVLHTDTEQADKFYTSLGFLRKNTYPKSTHFMNLK; encoded by the coding sequence ATGGAAGGATATAATCTGAAAAAGATTGAAAACCTATTTCAATACGATATAACTTATTTGGTGAACGAAAGTACAGAAGAGGGGTTTCAATTTCTTGAAAGGTTAGTTAATGATTATAAAATTGGCACTAACACATTCAAAGCCCCGGGGGAATCTTTATATGGGGTATTTAATAACGATGGTGCACTCATTGCTATTGGTGGTCTTAACATAGACCCGTATTTACACGAACAAAAGATAGGTCGATTGAGAAGATTTTACGTTTCTAGAGCTTATAGAAGAAATGGAATTGGAACAGTCTTGTTGAAAGAGATAATCAGAAATGCGAAATTATTTTACAAAGTTTTAGTACTTCATACAGATACAGAGCAAGCCGATAAGTTTTATACTTCACTTGGATTTTTAAGAAAAAATACATATCCGAAATCTACCCATTTTATGAACTTGAAATAG
- a CDS encoding class I SAM-dependent methyltransferase: MTNSTRDIYNKLANTYKNDVDKGSPYNAYYERPAMMAALPPTLKGKKVLDAGCSAGWYSSQLLHQGAEVTGIDVSPDMVEIARQRLSEAAFLCHDLQETLPFEDDSFDIIVSSLTLHYLKDWMKTLFEFSRILKAGGTLLFSVHHPFMDYTRYHCEDYFKTQLLTETWNKPNINVDVSFYRRSLQDMINDTTHSFNLVKLIEPQPQERMRDVDEKSFQYLMTNPHFLIIKATSNKIEGTI; the protein is encoded by the coding sequence ATGACAAATTCTACAAGGGACATTTATAACAAGTTAGCCAATACATATAAAAACGATGTTGATAAGGGGAGCCCTTACAATGCTTATTATGAGCGCCCAGCTATGATGGCGGCTTTGCCCCCAACATTAAAAGGGAAAAAGGTGCTTGATGCTGGTTGTTCAGCGGGGTGGTATTCTTCTCAATTATTACACCAGGGAGCAGAAGTGACTGGTATAGATGTAAGTCCTGATATGGTGGAAATAGCGAGACAGCGTTTAAGTGAGGCAGCATTCCTTTGTCATGACCTTCAAGAAACTTTGCCGTTTGAAGACGATTCTTTTGACATAATAGTAAGCTCCCTTACGCTTCATTATCTAAAAGATTGGATGAAAACGCTTTTCGAATTTAGTCGTATTCTGAAAGCTGGCGGAACCCTTTTGTTTTCTGTTCATCATCCATTTATGGATTATACGAGGTATCATTGTGAGGATTACTTTAAAACTCAACTTTTGACGGAAACCTGGAACAAACCAAATATTAATGTTGATGTCAGCTTTTACAGAAGATCTCTGCAAGATATGATAAATGATACGACACATAGTTTCAATCTAGTTAAGCTAATAGAACCCCAACCACAAGAAAGGATGAGGGACGTGGATGAAAAGTCATTTCAATACCTAATGACTAACCCTCATTTCCTTATAATAAAAGCTACATCAAATAAAATTGAGGGTACAATTTAA
- a CDS encoding aminotransferase-like domain-containing protein gives MDFFRGLQPESTVFLDQPSYLYSLHVIRSAGMKLKGIPVDDKGMNIDDLRQQSLMTNKSILYTNATFHNPTGTVMPLERRKDLLNVCEVHQLPVIEDDIYQDLWFEEPPPTLKSLDKQGRALYVGSFSKTIDPGLRIGWMVGPEDVVQRLADIRMQMDYGTSMVSQAVAEQMLTSGLYDLHMHRTREKLLEKRDYLPQLLHTHFEGEAHWDVPKGGLFIWVNFHQPVNAKYLFAEAYKRNVLINPGTIYQDTDGSVRLSYAYPTYEQMEKGILVLKKIIKSMKLS, from the coding sequence ATTGATTTCTTTAGGGGGCTTCAGCCAGAATCAACAGTATTTTTAGACCAGCCTTCTTACTTATACTCACTACATGTAATTCGTTCTGCTGGAATGAAACTAAAAGGCATCCCAGTTGACGATAAAGGAATGAATATTGATGATCTTCGTCAGCAGAGTTTAATGACAAACAAGTCCATTTTATACACCAATGCCACTTTTCATAATCCGACTGGTACAGTGATGCCATTAGAAAGAAGGAAAGATCTTCTTAACGTATGTGAAGTTCATCAACTGCCTGTGATAGAGGATGATATTTATCAAGATCTTTGGTTTGAAGAACCTCCTCCAACTCTTAAATCATTAGATAAACAAGGCCGTGCACTGTATGTAGGCAGTTTCTCTAAAACAATCGATCCTGGCCTGCGGATTGGTTGGATGGTAGGTCCAGAAGATGTTGTTCAGCGGCTTGCTGACATTCGGATGCAAATGGACTATGGCACGAGTATGGTATCTCAAGCGGTTGCTGAACAGATGCTAACATCAGGATTATACGACTTACATATGCATCGTACGCGAGAGAAGCTTCTAGAAAAGAGAGATTACTTACCTCAACTGTTACATACGCATTTTGAAGGAGAAGCTCATTGGGACGTTCCAAAAGGTGGACTCTTTATATGGGTAAACTTCCACCAACCGGTTAACGCAAAGTATTTATTTGCAGAGGCCTACAAACGTAATGTCTTAATTAATCCGGGGACGATCTATCAAGACACTGATGGAAGTGTGCGTCTTTCCTATGCATACCCTACATATGAGCAAATGGAGAAAGGAATTTTAGTTCTGAAAAAAATTATAAAATCGATGAAGCTTTCTTGA
- a CDS encoding EamA family transporter translates to MISTTPLLSALLAALFLKEKFNRFGWIGSFTSFMGVAFISIESGGEFSIELGALMILLGALGESFYFVFQSSYLKKYGFLPFLRTQL, encoded by the coding sequence TTGATATCAACGACTCCTTTATTATCCGCTCTACTTGCAGCACTCTTTTTGAAAGAAAAATTCAATCGTTTCGGTTGGATCGGTTCTTTCACATCGTTTATGGGTGTAGCCTTTATATCCATTGAATCAGGAGGAGAGTTTAGCATTGAGTTGGGTGCGCTGATGATTTTACTTGGTGCTTTAGGAGAAAGTTTCTATTTTGTTTTTCAATCATCATATTTAAAGAAATACGGTTTTTTACCTTTTCTACGTACACAATTATAG
- a CDS encoding DMT family transporter, which yields MIAGTLCMVPFSGGLWTSIQHASVESTLTVVYLGLLPTVIPYFAIAYAIAKQGSSEATSSLYLTPAVAILISWLWLGEAPTNTIT from the coding sequence ATTATAGCCGGAACTCTATGTATGGTGCCTTTTTCCGGAGGGTTATGGACATCGATCCAACACGCTTCTGTGGAGAGTACACTTACTGTGGTTTACTTAGGACTACTTCCAACAGTCATCCCTTACTTTGCTATTGCTTATGCCATCGCTAAACAAGGGTCTTCAGAAGCAACAAGCTCCCTTTATTTAACCCCAGCGGTAGCAATTTTAATTTCTTGGCTATGGCTTGGAGAAGCACCAACAAATACTATCACTTAG
- the pyrE gene encoding orotate phosphoribosyltransferase yields MADKSLVQHLLDIGAVQLSTEDLFTWTSGLRSPIYCDNRLTMSYPAIRNEISAQFATYITNMEAEIDMIAGCATAGIPHAAWVADRLHLPMVYVRSSAKKHGKGNQIEGAYEKGKKAVVIEDLISTGKSSIEAAEALEKEGIEVVAVLSIFHYNLTAADEAFQSRKLPAHSLTGYNQLIDTMESEGLLSKEHHDKLMQWRENPSIFTQS; encoded by the coding sequence ATGGCAGACAAATCACTCGTTCAACATCTACTTGATATCGGAGCCGTCCAACTAAGCACGGAAGACTTATTCACATGGACATCTGGACTCCGTTCCCCTATTTATTGTGACAATCGTTTAACAATGTCCTATCCAGCCATTCGTAATGAAATTTCCGCTCAGTTTGCCACATATATTACTAATATGGAAGCAGAAATTGACATGATCGCAGGATGTGCAACGGCAGGCATCCCCCACGCAGCCTGGGTAGCCGATCGTTTACATTTACCGATGGTGTATGTCCGTTCTTCCGCTAAAAAGCATGGCAAAGGCAACCAGATTGAGGGAGCCTACGAAAAAGGGAAGAAAGCCGTTGTGATTGAGGATCTAATCTCTACAGGGAAATCGTCAATTGAAGCGGCAGAAGCCCTAGAAAAGGAGGGGATTGAAGTAGTTGCTGTCCTATCCATCTTTCATTATAATCTAACGGCGGCTGATGAAGCTTTTCAAAGCCGCAAACTCCCCGCCCACTCACTAACAGGATACAATCAGCTGATTGACACGATGGAAAGTGAAGGATTATTAAGTAAAGAACATCACGATAAACTAATGCAGTGGCGAGAGAACCCTTCCATCTTTACACAATCTTAA
- the pyrF gene encoding orotidine-5'-phosphate decarboxylase: protein MSTIKQRQLDPLYLALDLENKSHVTDFIEQHQLKGVPVKVGMELFYREGPEIIYELRERGHHIFLDLKLHDIPATVKRAMSNLAKLDVDVVNVHAQGGRKMIEAAREGLERASSETRPLLLAVTQLTSTDQTMLEDELLVHKAMPQVVGHYAKTAQQSGADGVVCSVQEVETIKQSCGHSFLTLTPGIRLTSGEVQDQKRVATPNIAGKTGSDAIVVGRSITAAEQPSAAYQKIKEEFEHGRQITRSTST from the coding sequence GTGTCCACCATCAAACAACGTCAACTTGATCCACTTTATCTGGCATTAGATTTAGAAAATAAAAGCCATGTCACTGATTTCATCGAACAACATCAATTGAAGGGCGTCCCAGTTAAGGTAGGAATGGAACTATTTTACCGAGAGGGCCCGGAGATTATTTACGAATTGAGAGAACGAGGTCATCACATTTTCCTAGATTTGAAGCTTCATGACATCCCAGCAACAGTCAAGCGGGCAATGAGCAATTTGGCAAAACTTGATGTCGATGTCGTCAATGTCCATGCCCAAGGCGGAAGAAAAATGATCGAAGCGGCTCGCGAAGGATTAGAAAGAGCAAGCAGTGAAACGAGACCACTTTTACTCGCCGTCACACAGCTTACGTCAACAGACCAAACGATGCTTGAGGATGAGTTGCTTGTACATAAAGCTATGCCTCAGGTTGTCGGGCATTACGCAAAAACGGCTCAACAGTCAGGGGCAGACGGCGTCGTATGTTCCGTCCAAGAAGTAGAAACGATCAAACAAAGCTGTGGTCATTCTTTTCTTACACTAACACCAGGTATTCGTCTCACGTCAGGTGAAGTGCAAGATCAAAAAAGGGTGGCTACTCCGAACATAGCAGGGAAAACAGGCAGTGATGCCATTGTTGTCGGAAGAAGCATCACAGCAGCAGAACAACCTTCAGCCGCCTATCAAAAAATAAAGGAGGAATTTGAGCATGGCAGACAAATCACTCGTTCAACATCTACTTGA
- a CDS encoding dihydroorotate dehydrogenase, producing the protein MIDTKVDLPGLQLKNPVMPASGCFGFGREFAQFYDLSQLGAIMIKAATATKRFGNATPRVAETASGMLNAIGLQNPGVDAIIDEELPFLEPYNTPIVANVAGSTMEDYEEVAAKLGKSTVSALELNISCPNVKEGGVQFGVDPELAYTVTKLVKEASAKPVYVKLSPNVTDIVTMAKAAEEAGADGLSMINTLTGMRIDPFTRKPIIANQTGGLSGPAIKPVAIRMIHQVYQAVNLPIIGMGGIETTDDIIEYLLAGASAVAVGSANFKNPYICKELIDQLPDALSAHQFSSVKEIIGGVHHQTTST; encoded by the coding sequence ATGATAGACACGAAAGTTGACTTACCCGGTTTACAGCTGAAAAACCCGGTCATGCCTGCCTCAGGCTGCTTCGGGTTCGGCCGTGAATTTGCCCAGTTTTATGATCTCTCTCAGTTAGGGGCGATCATGATCAAAGCCGCAACGGCAACGAAACGCTTTGGAAATGCTACACCAAGAGTCGCTGAAACAGCAAGCGGTATGCTGAACGCCATTGGTCTGCAAAATCCTGGCGTGGATGCGATCATCGATGAGGAACTTCCTTTTCTTGAGCCGTACAATACACCGATTGTGGCCAATGTAGCAGGAAGCACGATGGAAGACTATGAAGAAGTAGCAGCAAAGCTTGGAAAAAGCACGGTGTCAGCACTCGAATTAAACATCTCCTGTCCGAATGTAAAAGAAGGCGGCGTACAGTTCGGCGTCGACCCCGAACTTGCTTATACCGTGACAAAATTAGTCAAAGAAGCAAGTGCTAAACCCGTTTATGTGAAGCTTTCTCCTAACGTGACCGATATCGTGACGATGGCAAAAGCAGCAGAGGAGGCAGGTGCTGACGGATTATCGATGATCAACACGTTGACTGGGATGAGAATAGACCCCTTTACTAGGAAGCCGATCATTGCCAATCAAACCGGTGGACTGTCTGGCCCAGCAATTAAACCTGTTGCGATCCGCATGATTCATCAAGTCTATCAAGCTGTTAATCTGCCAATCATTGGCATGGGCGGCATTGAAACCACAGATGATATCATCGAATATTTGCTGGCAGGAGCAAGTGCTGTTGCAGTGGGAAGTGCTAATTTCAAAAACCCTTATATATGCAAGGAATTAATCGACCAATTGCCTGATGCGTTGTCAGCTCACCAGTTTAGCTCGGTTAAGGAAATCATTGGAGGTGTCCACCATCAAACAACGTCAACTTGA
- a CDS encoding dihydroorotate dehydrogenase electron transfer subunit — MQREWMTIVAHQSIANQTYLLELQGSLPQFVETPGQFVHIQVSDDFFLRRPVSIADVDSDKGSVTLLYKVMGKGTDALTKKQIGDKLDVLGPSGTGFPIDELMTNKALLIGGGIGVPPLYCLAKNLKARGIEVMSILGFRSREDVFFTEKFQSLGDVHVATNDGSMGTRGFVTDVIPQVDGYDTYFSCGPTVMLKGVKEQLKGVPGYISIEERMGCGVGACFACVVECADEEDTKGYRKICSDGPVFRPEEVIL; from the coding sequence ATGCAACGAGAATGGATGACGATCGTTGCCCATCAGTCGATTGCCAACCAAACGTATCTGTTGGAATTACAAGGGAGTCTTCCTCAATTCGTTGAGACTCCCGGGCAATTTGTCCACATTCAAGTGAGTGATGATTTTTTTCTTAGACGTCCAGTGTCGATTGCTGATGTCGACAGCGATAAAGGAAGCGTGACCCTGCTCTATAAGGTTATGGGCAAAGGGACCGATGCCCTGACCAAGAAACAGATTGGCGACAAGTTAGATGTGCTTGGTCCAAGCGGGACAGGCTTTCCCATAGATGAGCTCATGACGAACAAGGCCCTGCTCATCGGTGGCGGCATTGGTGTACCGCCACTGTATTGTTTGGCAAAAAACTTAAAAGCACGAGGAATTGAAGTGATGAGTATTTTAGGCTTCCGTTCAAGGGAAGACGTATTTTTTACGGAAAAATTTCAATCCCTAGGCGATGTTCATGTCGCGACAAACGATGGGAGCATGGGGACGCGTGGATTTGTAACCGACGTGATCCCGCAAGTCGATGGGTATGATACGTATTTTTCCTGCGGTCCGACCGTGATGCTAAAAGGTGTCAAGGAACAGCTAAAAGGTGTCCCTGGTTATATATCGATTGAAGAACGGATGGGCTGTGGGGTTGGAGCCTGCTTTGCTTGTGTCGTTGAATGTGCAGACGAAGAGGATACGAAGGGCTATCGCAAGATCTGCTCTGACGGTCCTGTATTCCGCCCAGAGGAGGTCATTTTATGA
- the carB gene encoding carbamoyl-phosphate synthase large subunit: MSKRTDITRILVIGSGPIIIGQAAEFDYSGTQACQALKEEGYEVILANSNPATIMTDHTFADKVYMEPLTLEFLTKIVRKESPDAILPTLGGQTGLNLAVELSESGILEQNQVELLGTPLDAIQRAEDREKFRDLMHKLEQPVPESDIVSSVDGAVNFANQIGYPVIVRPAYTMGGAGGGMCDDEEQLRDIARNGLAQSPVHQCLIERNIAGFKEVEYEVMRDANDQAIVVCNMENFDPVGIHTGDSIVVAPSQTLSDREYQMLRNASLEIIRALEIEGGCNVQLALDPDSFQYYVIEVNPRVSRSSALASKATGYPIAKLAAKIAIGMTLDEIENPITKTTYACFEPALDYVVTKIPRWPFDKFAKGNRKLGTQMKATGEVMAIGRTIEESLLKGIRSLEGETDDLFVASVTELSDEEMFQRLRRADDERIFILAEALRRKVTLEELHEATGIDYFFLHKLLHIIQLEHVVKERPWETEVIREVKETGFSDRQIARLLDTSIDEVMSFRRQHQISPVYKMVDTCAGEFVSETPYFYSSYEDENESVVSDAKKVLVIGSGPIRIGQGVEFDYATVHSVLALKEMGYEAIIMNNNPETVSTDFSVSDKLYFEPLTLEDVMHVIDLEKPEGVIVQFGGQTAINLVEGLSRQGVEILGTTMDAINQTEDRDLFEQLLTNLDIAKPGGESVTSMEEAIQAASHIGYPVVVRPSYVLGGRAMEIVYSEEELLMYMEENVRVHNGHPILIDKYLTGMEIEVDAITDGQDVVIPGIMEHIERAGVHSGDSMAVYPPQRLSHRLEQQCIDATVKIARELNMKGLINIQFVIFDEIAYVLEVNPRASRTVPFLSKITGITMAQLATKAIMGQTLASLGYTSGIAEKPDGVYVKVPVFSFEKLRSVDTTLGPEMKSTGEVIGYDQSLEKALYKGMTAAGLKIPTEGSVLLTVADKDKQEMIEIARTFHQLGFHLYATEGTARAIEEASLPVEAVGKLGSSQRDVVDLIRSGDVQFVVNTLNKGRRARSDGFQIRREAVEHGIASLTSLDTAKTIVEVIDAMTFTARTIAKKEAVFL, from the coding sequence ATGTCTAAACGAACAGATATTACACGTATTCTAGTGATCGGTTCTGGTCCAATCATCATCGGCCAGGCTGCAGAGTTCGACTATTCTGGGACACAGGCATGTCAGGCCTTAAAAGAAGAAGGCTATGAAGTCATTTTAGCGAACTCCAACCCGGCAACGATTATGACTGACCACACGTTTGCGGATAAGGTGTACATGGAACCTCTCACCCTTGAGTTTTTAACAAAAATCGTACGTAAAGAATCTCCAGATGCGATTTTGCCAACACTCGGCGGCCAAACAGGCTTGAATTTAGCGGTCGAACTAAGCGAATCCGGTATTTTAGAACAAAATCAGGTAGAACTGCTCGGGACACCGCTAGACGCGATTCAACGTGCCGAAGATCGGGAGAAGTTCCGTGATCTCATGCACAAATTAGAACAGCCTGTACCTGAAAGTGACATCGTTAGTTCTGTAGATGGAGCGGTAAACTTTGCCAATCAAATCGGCTACCCTGTCATCGTTCGTCCGGCTTATACAATGGGCGGAGCCGGCGGCGGGATGTGTGATGACGAAGAACAGCTTCGGGATATCGCACGGAATGGTCTGGCGCAATCCCCTGTTCATCAATGCTTAATTGAACGAAATATTGCTGGTTTTAAAGAAGTCGAATATGAAGTGATGCGTGATGCGAATGACCAGGCTATTGTGGTCTGTAACATGGAAAACTTTGACCCTGTTGGGATTCATACAGGTGATTCGATCGTCGTTGCCCCTTCACAAACGTTAAGTGATCGTGAGTATCAAATGCTGCGAAATGCATCATTAGAAATCATCAGGGCGCTTGAGATTGAGGGTGGCTGTAATGTGCAGCTTGCTTTGGATCCCGATAGCTTTCAATACTATGTGATTGAAGTCAACCCTCGTGTCAGCCGTTCGTCGGCACTTGCATCAAAAGCGACGGGCTACCCGATTGCCAAACTTGCTGCCAAGATCGCGATCGGCATGACGCTTGATGAAATCGAAAACCCGATTACGAAAACGACGTATGCTTGCTTTGAGCCAGCCCTTGATTATGTCGTAACGAAAATTCCGCGCTGGCCCTTTGATAAGTTTGCCAAAGGGAATCGTAAGCTCGGCACACAAATGAAGGCAACTGGTGAAGTGATGGCGATCGGACGCACCATTGAGGAGTCGTTGTTAAAAGGGATACGCTCCTTGGAAGGCGAAACTGACGACTTATTTGTGGCGTCGGTGACTGAGCTCTCCGATGAAGAGATGTTCCAGCGGCTGCGCCGTGCTGATGATGAACGAATTTTTATCTTGGCAGAAGCCTTAAGAAGAAAGGTGACGCTAGAAGAACTTCATGAGGCTACAGGGATTGATTACTTTTTCTTACACAAATTGCTGCATATCATTCAACTTGAGCATGTCGTCAAAGAACGACCATGGGAAACTGAGGTCATCCGTGAGGTAAAAGAAACCGGCTTTTCTGACCGGCAAATTGCAAGGCTGCTCGATACGTCGATTGATGAAGTGATGAGCTTTAGAAGACAGCATCAGATTTCTCCCGTGTACAAGATGGTCGATACGTGCGCAGGTGAGTTTGTTTCTGAAACACCTTATTTCTACAGCAGCTATGAAGATGAGAACGAATCGGTTGTCAGTGATGCTAAAAAAGTACTCGTGATCGGTTCAGGTCCGATTCGTATCGGCCAAGGGGTCGAATTTGATTATGCGACCGTCCATTCTGTTTTAGCACTTAAAGAGATGGGCTATGAGGCCATTATTATGAATAACAACCCTGAGACCGTATCTACAGACTTCAGCGTTTCTGACAAGCTTTACTTTGAGCCGTTGACGCTAGAAGATGTGATGCATGTCATTGATCTTGAAAAACCTGAAGGGGTCATCGTTCAATTCGGCGGACAAACAGCGATTAATTTAGTGGAAGGACTCAGCCGCCAAGGTGTTGAGATTCTTGGCACAACGATGGACGCCATCAACCAAACAGAGGATCGTGACTTGTTTGAACAATTGTTAACGAATCTTGACATTGCTAAACCTGGCGGAGAAAGTGTGACAAGTATGGAAGAAGCCATACAAGCAGCTAGTCACATCGGCTATCCCGTTGTTGTACGTCCATCTTATGTTCTTGGCGGCCGGGCGATGGAGATCGTCTACTCCGAAGAAGAGCTGCTGATGTACATGGAGGAAAATGTCCGCGTCCACAACGGCCACCCGATTCTTATCGATAAATATTTAACAGGCATGGAAATTGAAGTTGATGCGATTACAGACGGACAGGATGTAGTCATTCCCGGCATCATGGAACATATCGAGCGGGCCGGCGTCCACTCAGGCGACTCGATGGCAGTGTACCCGCCTCAGCGTCTATCCCATCGACTCGAACAACAGTGCATTGATGCCACAGTTAAAATTGCTCGTGAACTGAACATGAAGGGATTAATCAACATCCAGTTCGTTATTTTTGATGAAATAGCTTATGTACTGGAAGTGAACCCACGTGCCAGCCGAACCGTTCCATTCTTAAGTAAAATAACTGGAATTACCATGGCCCAGCTTGCTACGAAAGCGATTATGGGGCAGACACTTGCTTCCCTAGGTTATACGTCTGGAATCGCTGAGAAGCCTGATGGTGTTTATGTGAAAGTTCCTGTCTTTTCTTTTGAAAAGCTACGCAGTGTAGATACGACGCTTGGACCTGAAATGAAGTCGACAGGAGAAGTGATCGGTTATGATCAAAGCCTTGAAAAAGCCTTGTACAAAGGCATGACGGCAGCAGGATTAAAAATACCGACAGAAGGATCTGTGTTATTAACAGTAGCGGATAAAGATAAACAGGAAATGATTGAGATTGCAAGAACGTTCCATCAGCTCGGTTTCCATTTATACGCTACGGAAGGGACAGCGCGAGCAATTGAGGAGGCAAGCTTACCAGTTGAAGCAGTTGGCAAGCTCGGTTCAAGCCAGCGTGATGTGGTCGATTTGATTCGCAGTGGTGATGTTCAATTCGTTGTCAATACGTTGAACAAAGGACGGCGGGCCCGTTCGGACGGCTTCCAAATCCGACGTGAAGCGGTTGAACATGGGATTGCCTCGTTAACTAGTCTTGATACGGCTAAAACGATTGTAGAAGTCATTGATGCAATGACATTTACAGCTCGGACAATTGCGAAAAAAGAGGCGGTGTTTCTCTAA